A single Dasypus novemcinctus isolate mDasNov1 chromosome 4, mDasNov1.1.hap2, whole genome shotgun sequence DNA region contains:
- the ECE2 gene encoding endothelin-converting enzyme 2 isoform X3, giving the protein MAFSGAPQPLPELPELNCGYSEVQYWDQRYQSAADSAPYEWFGDFSSFRSLLEPELRPEDRILVLGCGNSALSYELFLRGFPDVTSVDYSSVVVSAMRARYAHVPTLRWETMDVRTLGFPSGSFDVVLEKGTLDALLAGERDPWTVSSDGIHTVDQVLSEMVEYKRATLRDEDAPETPVEGGAFPDSEEVGFRKRTRRLLGPHTQLELVLAAVSLLLAALLLGCLVALGVQYHRDPSHSTCLTEACIRVAGKILESLDRGVSPCEDFYQFSCGGWIRRNPLPDGRSRWNTFNSLWDQNQAILKHLLENTTFNSSSEAERKTQRFYLSCLRVDRIEELGAQPLRDLIDKIGGWNITGPWDQDNFMEVLKAVAGTYRATPFFTVYISADSKSSNSNIIQVDQSGLFLPSRDYYLNKTANEKVLTAYLDYMEELGMLLGGRPVSTREQMQQVLELEIQLANITVPQDQRRDEEKIYHKMNIAELQALAPFMDWLEFLSFLLSPLELSDSEPVVVYGTDYLQQVSELINHTEPRVLNNYLIWNLVQKTASSLDGRFESAQEKLLETLYGTKKSCMPRWQTCISNTDDALGFALGSLFVKATFDRQSKEIAEGMISEIRTAFEEALGQLVWMDEKTRHAAKEKADAIYDMIGFPDFILEPKDLDDVYDGYEVSEDSFFQNMLNLYNFSAKVMADQLRKPPSRDQWSMTPQTVNAYYLPTKNEIVFPAGILQAPFYARNHPKALNFGGIGVVMGHELTHAFDDQGREYDKEGNLRPWWQNESLAAFRNHTACMEEQYSQYQVNGERLNGRQTLGENIADNGGLKAAYNAYKAWLRRHGEEQQLPAVGLTNHQLFFVGFAQVWCSVRTPESSHEGLVTDPHSPARFRVLGTLSNSRDFLWHFDCPVGSPMNPGQLCEVW; this is encoded by the exons ATGGCCTTTTCTGGAGCCCCGCAGCCCCTCCCGGAGTTACCGGAGCTGAACTGTGGGTACAGTGAGGTCCAGTACTGGGACCAGCGATACCAAAGCGCAGCTGATTCTGCTCCCTACGAGTGGTTCGGGGACTTCTCCTCCTTCCGTTCCCTCCTGGAGCCAGAGCTGCGGCCCGAGGACCGGATCCTCGTGCTAG GCTGTGGAAACAGTGCCTTGAGCTATGAGCTGTTCCTTAGGGGCTTCCCTGATGTGACCAGTGTGGACTACTCATCAGTAGTGGTGTCTGCCATGAGGGCTCGCTATGCCCATGTGCCCACACTGCGCTGGGAGACCATGGATGTGCGGACACTGGGCTTCCCGAGTGGCTCCTTCGACGTGGTGCTCGAGAAAGGCACACTGGATGCCCTGCTGGCTGGAGAACGGGATCCCTGGACAGTGTCCTCTGATGGTATCCACACTGTGGATCAGGTGCTGAGTGAG ATGGTGGAGTACAAACGGGCCACGCTTCGGGATGAAGACGCCCCGGAGACCCCCGTGGAGGGCGGGGCCTTCCCGGACTCGGAGGAG GTGGGATTCCGGAAGAGGACAAGACGCCTCCTAGGCCCACACACGCAGCTGGAACTGGTCTTAGCAGCTGTGTCTCTACTGCTGGCTGCACTGCTTCTCGGCTGCCTTGTGGCCCTGGGGGTCCAGTACCACAGAG ACCCATCCCACAGCACCTGCCTCACCGAGGCTTGCATTCGAGTGGCTGGAAAAATCCTGGAGTCCCTGGACCGTGGGGTGAGCCCCTGTGAGGATTTTTACCAGTTCTCCTGCGGAGGCTGGATACGGAGGAACCCCCTGCCTGATGGCCGCTCTCGCTGGAACACCTTCAACAGCCTCTGGGACCAGAACCAGGCCATACTGAAGCATCTGCTTG AAAACACTACCTTCAATTCCAGCAGTGAAGCCGAGCGGAAGACACAGCGCTTCTACTTATCCTGCCTGCGTGTGGACCGTATTGAGGAGCTGGGAGCCCAGCCTCTGCGAGACCTCATTGACAAA ATTGGTGGTTGGAACATTACGGGGCCCTGGGACCAGGACAACTTcatggaggtgctgaaggcagtgGCAGGGACCTACAGGGCCACCCCCTTCTTTACCGTCTACATCAGTGCCGACTCCAAGAGCTCCAACAGCAACATCATCCAG GTGGATCAGTCTGGGCTCTTTCTGCCCTCTCGAGATTACTACCTAAACAAGACTGCCAATGAGAAA GTGCTTACTGCCTACCTGGACTACATGGAGGAGCTGGGGATGCTGCTGGGTGGACGGCCAGTCTCCACACGGGAGCAGATGCAGCAGGTGCTGGAGCTGGAGATACAACTGGCCAATATCACTGTGCCCCAGGACCAGCGACGCGATGAGGAGAAGATCTATCACAAGATGAACATCGCCGAGCTGCAG gcTCTGGCACCCTTCATGGACTGGCTTGAGTTTCTGTCTTTCTTGCTGTCACCGCTGGAGCTGAGTGACTCCGAGCCTGTGGTGGTGTATGGGACAGATTATTTGCAGCAGGTGTCAGAGCTCATCAACCACACAGAGCCAAG GGTCCTGAACAATTACCTGATCTGGAACCTGGTACAGAAGACAGCTTCAAGCCTGGACGGGCGCTTTGAGTCTGCACAAGAGAAGCTGCTGGAGACCCTCTATGGCACCAAGAAG TCCTGCATGCCGAGATGGCAGACCTGTATCTCCAACACGGACGATGCCCTTGGCTTTGCTTTGGGCTCCCTCTTTGTGAAGGCCACGTTTGACCGTCAAAGCAAggaaatt GCAGAAGGGATGATCAGCGAGATCCGGACAGCCTttgaggaggccctggggcagCTAGTTTGGATGGATGAGAAGACCCGCCATGCAGCCAAGGAGAAA GCAGACGCCATCTATGACATGATTGGTTTCCCGGACTTCATCCTGGAGCCCAAAGACCTGGATGACGTTTATGACGGG TATGAAGTCTCTGAAGATTCCTTCTTCCAGAACATGTTGAATTTGTACAACTTTTCTGCTAAGGTGATGGCCGACCAGCTCCGCAAGCCTCCCAGCCGGGACCA gtgGAGCATGACCCCCCAGACAGTGAATGCCTACTACCTTCCAACCAAGAACGAGATTGTCTTCCCTGCCGGCATCCTGCAGGCCCCTTTCTATGCCCGCAACCACCCCAA GGCCCTGAACTTTGGTGGCATCGGTGTCGTGATGGGCCATGAGTTGACACATGCCTTTGATGACCAAG GGCGtgaatatgacaaggaagggaaCCTGCGACCCTGGTGGCAGAATGAGTCCCTGGCCGCCTTCCGGAACCACACAGCCTGCATGGAGGAGCAGTACAGCCAATACCAGGTCAACGGGGAGAGGCTCAACGGCCGCCAGACGCTAGGGGAGAACATTGCTGACAACGGGGGACTTAAGGCTGCCTACAAT GCTTACAAAGCGTGGCTGAGGAGGCATGGGGAGGAGCAGCAGCTGCCAGCCGTGGGGCTCACCAACCACCAGCTCTTCTTTGTGGGATTTGCCCAG GTGTGGTGCTCGGTCCGCACACCAGAGAGCTCTCACGAGGGGCTGGTGACCGACCCCCACAGCCCTGCCCGCTTCCGCGTGCTGGGCACTCTCTCCAACTCCCGCGACTTCCTGTGGCACTTCGACTGCCCTGTCGGCTCCCCCATGAACCCAGGGCAGCTCTGTGAGGTGTGGTAG
- the CAMK2N2 gene encoding calcium/calmodulin-dependent protein kinase II inhibitor 2 translates to MSEILPYSEDKMGRFGTDSEGSDLSFSCRLQDTNSFFAGNQAKRPPKLGQIGRAKRVVIEDDRIDDVLKGMGEKPPSGV, encoded by the exons atGTCCGAAATCCTGCCCTACAGCGAGGACAAGATGGGCCGCTTCGGCACCGACTCCGAGGGCTCCGACCTATCCTTCAGCTGCCGCCTGCAGGACACCAACTCCTTCTTCGCGGGCAACCAGGCCAAGCGACCCCCCAAGCTGGGCCAGATCGGCCGAGCCAAGAGAG TGGTGATCGAGGATGACCGGATAGACGACGTGCTGAAGGGGATGGGGGAGAAGCCGCCGTCCGGAGTGTAG
- the ECE2 gene encoding endothelin-converting enzyme 2 isoform X1 — MVEYKRATLRDEDAPETPVEGGAFPDSEEVGFRKRTRRLLGPHTQLELVLAAVSLLLAALLLGCLVALGVQYHRDPSHSTCLTEACIRVAGKILESLDRGVSPCEDFYQFSCGGWIRRNPLPDGRSRWNTFNSLWDQNQAILKHLLENTTFNSSSEAERKTQRFYLSCLRVDRIEELGAQPLRDLIDKIGGWNITGPWDQDNFMEVLKAVAGTYRATPFFTVYISADSKSSNSNIIQVDQSGLFLPSRDYYLNKTANEKVLTAYLDYMEELGMLLGGRPVSTREQMQQVLELEIQLANITVPQDQRRDEEKIYHKMNIAELQALAPFMDWLEFLSFLLSPLELSDSEPVVVYGTDYLQQVSELINHTEPRVLNNYLIWNLVQKTASSLDGRFESAQEKLLETLYGTKKSCMPRWQTCISNTDDALGFALGSLFVKATFDRQSKEIAEGMISEIRTAFEEALGQLVWMDEKTRHAAKEKADAIYDMIGFPDFILEPKDLDDVYDGYEVSEDSFFQNMLNLYNFSAKVMADQLRKPPSRDQWSMTPQTVNAYYLPTKNEIVFPAGILQAPFYARNHPKALNFGGIGVVMGHELTHAFDDQGREYDKEGNLRPWWQNESLAAFRNHTACMEEQYSQYQVNGERLNGRQTLGENIADNGGLKAAYNAYKAWLRRHGEEQQLPAVGLTNHQLFFVGFAQVWCSVRTPESSHEGLVTDPHSPARFRVLGTLSNSRDFLWHFDCPVGSPMNPGQLCEVW; from the exons ATGGTGGAGTACAAACGGGCCACGCTTCGGGATGAAGACGCCCCGGAGACCCCCGTGGAGGGCGGGGCCTTCCCGGACTCGGAGGAG GTGGGATTCCGGAAGAGGACAAGACGCCTCCTAGGCCCACACACGCAGCTGGAACTGGTCTTAGCAGCTGTGTCTCTACTGCTGGCTGCACTGCTTCTCGGCTGCCTTGTGGCCCTGGGGGTCCAGTACCACAGAG ACCCATCCCACAGCACCTGCCTCACCGAGGCTTGCATTCGAGTGGCTGGAAAAATCCTGGAGTCCCTGGACCGTGGGGTGAGCCCCTGTGAGGATTTTTACCAGTTCTCCTGCGGAGGCTGGATACGGAGGAACCCCCTGCCTGATGGCCGCTCTCGCTGGAACACCTTCAACAGCCTCTGGGACCAGAACCAGGCCATACTGAAGCATCTGCTTG AAAACACTACCTTCAATTCCAGCAGTGAAGCCGAGCGGAAGACACAGCGCTTCTACTTATCCTGCCTGCGTGTGGACCGTATTGAGGAGCTGGGAGCCCAGCCTCTGCGAGACCTCATTGACAAA ATTGGTGGTTGGAACATTACGGGGCCCTGGGACCAGGACAACTTcatggaggtgctgaaggcagtgGCAGGGACCTACAGGGCCACCCCCTTCTTTACCGTCTACATCAGTGCCGACTCCAAGAGCTCCAACAGCAACATCATCCAG GTGGATCAGTCTGGGCTCTTTCTGCCCTCTCGAGATTACTACCTAAACAAGACTGCCAATGAGAAA GTGCTTACTGCCTACCTGGACTACATGGAGGAGCTGGGGATGCTGCTGGGTGGACGGCCAGTCTCCACACGGGAGCAGATGCAGCAGGTGCTGGAGCTGGAGATACAACTGGCCAATATCACTGTGCCCCAGGACCAGCGACGCGATGAGGAGAAGATCTATCACAAGATGAACATCGCCGAGCTGCAG gcTCTGGCACCCTTCATGGACTGGCTTGAGTTTCTGTCTTTCTTGCTGTCACCGCTGGAGCTGAGTGACTCCGAGCCTGTGGTGGTGTATGGGACAGATTATTTGCAGCAGGTGTCAGAGCTCATCAACCACACAGAGCCAAG GGTCCTGAACAATTACCTGATCTGGAACCTGGTACAGAAGACAGCTTCAAGCCTGGACGGGCGCTTTGAGTCTGCACAAGAGAAGCTGCTGGAGACCCTCTATGGCACCAAGAAG TCCTGCATGCCGAGATGGCAGACCTGTATCTCCAACACGGACGATGCCCTTGGCTTTGCTTTGGGCTCCCTCTTTGTGAAGGCCACGTTTGACCGTCAAAGCAAggaaatt GCAGAAGGGATGATCAGCGAGATCCGGACAGCCTttgaggaggccctggggcagCTAGTTTGGATGGATGAGAAGACCCGCCATGCAGCCAAGGAGAAA GCAGACGCCATCTATGACATGATTGGTTTCCCGGACTTCATCCTGGAGCCCAAAGACCTGGATGACGTTTATGACGGG TATGAAGTCTCTGAAGATTCCTTCTTCCAGAACATGTTGAATTTGTACAACTTTTCTGCTAAGGTGATGGCCGACCAGCTCCGCAAGCCTCCCAGCCGGGACCA gtgGAGCATGACCCCCCAGACAGTGAATGCCTACTACCTTCCAACCAAGAACGAGATTGTCTTCCCTGCCGGCATCCTGCAGGCCCCTTTCTATGCCCGCAACCACCCCAA GGCCCTGAACTTTGGTGGCATCGGTGTCGTGATGGGCCATGAGTTGACACATGCCTTTGATGACCAAG GGCGtgaatatgacaaggaagggaaCCTGCGACCCTGGTGGCAGAATGAGTCCCTGGCCGCCTTCCGGAACCACACAGCCTGCATGGAGGAGCAGTACAGCCAATACCAGGTCAACGGGGAGAGGCTCAACGGCCGCCAGACGCTAGGGGAGAACATTGCTGACAACGGGGGACTTAAGGCTGCCTACAAT GCTTACAAAGCGTGGCTGAGGAGGCATGGGGAGGAGCAGCAGCTGCCAGCCGTGGGGCTCACCAACCACCAGCTCTTCTTTGTGGGATTTGCCCAG GTGTGGTGCTCGGTCCGCACACCAGAGAGCTCTCACGAGGGGCTGGTGACCGACCCCCACAGCCCTGCCCGCTTCCGCGTGCTGGGCACTCTCTCCAACTCCCGCGACTTCCTGTGGCACTTCGACTGCCCTGTCGGCTCCCCCATGAACCCAGGGCAGCTCTGTGAGGTGTGGTAG
- the ECE2 gene encoding endothelin-converting enzyme 2 isoform X2, with the protein MVEYKRATLRDEDAPETPVEGGAFPDSEEVGFRKRTRRLLGPHTQLELVLAAVSLLLAALLLGCLVALGVQYHRDPSHSTCLTEACIRVAGKILESLDRGVSPCEDFYQFSCGGWIRRNPLPDGRSRWNTFNSLWDQNQAILKHLLENTTFNSSSEAERKTQRFYLSCLRVDRIEELGAQPLRDLIDKIGGWNITGPWDQDNFMEVLKAVAGTYRATPFFTVYISADSKSSNSNIIQVDQSGLFLPSRDYYLNKTANEKVLTAYLDYMEELGMLLGGRPVSTREQMQQVLELEIQLANITVPQDQRRDEEKIYHKMNIAELQALAPFMDWLEFLSFLLSPLELSDSEPVVVYGTDYLQQVSELINHTEPRVLNNYLIWNLVQKTASSLDGRFESAQEKLLETLYGTKKSCMPRWQTCISNTDDALGFALGSLFVKATFDRQSKEIAEGMISEIRTAFEEALGQLVWMDEKTRHAAKEKADAIYDMIGFPDFILEPKDLDDVYDGYEVSEDSFFQNMLNLYNFSAKVMADQLRKPPSRDQALNFGGIGVVMGHELTHAFDDQGREYDKEGNLRPWWQNESLAAFRNHTACMEEQYSQYQVNGERLNGRQTLGENIADNGGLKAAYNAYKAWLRRHGEEQQLPAVGLTNHQLFFVGFAQVWCSVRTPESSHEGLVTDPHSPARFRVLGTLSNSRDFLWHFDCPVGSPMNPGQLCEVW; encoded by the exons ATGGTGGAGTACAAACGGGCCACGCTTCGGGATGAAGACGCCCCGGAGACCCCCGTGGAGGGCGGGGCCTTCCCGGACTCGGAGGAG GTGGGATTCCGGAAGAGGACAAGACGCCTCCTAGGCCCACACACGCAGCTGGAACTGGTCTTAGCAGCTGTGTCTCTACTGCTGGCTGCACTGCTTCTCGGCTGCCTTGTGGCCCTGGGGGTCCAGTACCACAGAG ACCCATCCCACAGCACCTGCCTCACCGAGGCTTGCATTCGAGTGGCTGGAAAAATCCTGGAGTCCCTGGACCGTGGGGTGAGCCCCTGTGAGGATTTTTACCAGTTCTCCTGCGGAGGCTGGATACGGAGGAACCCCCTGCCTGATGGCCGCTCTCGCTGGAACACCTTCAACAGCCTCTGGGACCAGAACCAGGCCATACTGAAGCATCTGCTTG AAAACACTACCTTCAATTCCAGCAGTGAAGCCGAGCGGAAGACACAGCGCTTCTACTTATCCTGCCTGCGTGTGGACCGTATTGAGGAGCTGGGAGCCCAGCCTCTGCGAGACCTCATTGACAAA ATTGGTGGTTGGAACATTACGGGGCCCTGGGACCAGGACAACTTcatggaggtgctgaaggcagtgGCAGGGACCTACAGGGCCACCCCCTTCTTTACCGTCTACATCAGTGCCGACTCCAAGAGCTCCAACAGCAACATCATCCAG GTGGATCAGTCTGGGCTCTTTCTGCCCTCTCGAGATTACTACCTAAACAAGACTGCCAATGAGAAA GTGCTTACTGCCTACCTGGACTACATGGAGGAGCTGGGGATGCTGCTGGGTGGACGGCCAGTCTCCACACGGGAGCAGATGCAGCAGGTGCTGGAGCTGGAGATACAACTGGCCAATATCACTGTGCCCCAGGACCAGCGACGCGATGAGGAGAAGATCTATCACAAGATGAACATCGCCGAGCTGCAG gcTCTGGCACCCTTCATGGACTGGCTTGAGTTTCTGTCTTTCTTGCTGTCACCGCTGGAGCTGAGTGACTCCGAGCCTGTGGTGGTGTATGGGACAGATTATTTGCAGCAGGTGTCAGAGCTCATCAACCACACAGAGCCAAG GGTCCTGAACAATTACCTGATCTGGAACCTGGTACAGAAGACAGCTTCAAGCCTGGACGGGCGCTTTGAGTCTGCACAAGAGAAGCTGCTGGAGACCCTCTATGGCACCAAGAAG TCCTGCATGCCGAGATGGCAGACCTGTATCTCCAACACGGACGATGCCCTTGGCTTTGCTTTGGGCTCCCTCTTTGTGAAGGCCACGTTTGACCGTCAAAGCAAggaaatt GCAGAAGGGATGATCAGCGAGATCCGGACAGCCTttgaggaggccctggggcagCTAGTTTGGATGGATGAGAAGACCCGCCATGCAGCCAAGGAGAAA GCAGACGCCATCTATGACATGATTGGTTTCCCGGACTTCATCCTGGAGCCCAAAGACCTGGATGACGTTTATGACGGG TATGAAGTCTCTGAAGATTCCTTCTTCCAGAACATGTTGAATTTGTACAACTTTTCTGCTAAGGTGATGGCCGACCAGCTCCGCAAGCCTCCCAGCCGGGACCA GGCCCTGAACTTTGGTGGCATCGGTGTCGTGATGGGCCATGAGTTGACACATGCCTTTGATGACCAAG GGCGtgaatatgacaaggaagggaaCCTGCGACCCTGGTGGCAGAATGAGTCCCTGGCCGCCTTCCGGAACCACACAGCCTGCATGGAGGAGCAGTACAGCCAATACCAGGTCAACGGGGAGAGGCTCAACGGCCGCCAGACGCTAGGGGAGAACATTGCTGACAACGGGGGACTTAAGGCTGCCTACAAT GCTTACAAAGCGTGGCTGAGGAGGCATGGGGAGGAGCAGCAGCTGCCAGCCGTGGGGCTCACCAACCACCAGCTCTTCTTTGTGGGATTTGCCCAG GTGTGGTGCTCGGTCCGCACACCAGAGAGCTCTCACGAGGGGCTGGTGACCGACCCCCACAGCCCTGCCCGCTTCCGCGTGCTGGGCACTCTCTCCAACTCCCGCGACTTCCTGTGGCACTTCGACTGCCCTGTCGGCTCCCCCATGAACCCAGGGCAGCTCTGTGAGGTGTGGTAG